Proteins from a single region of Stutzerimonas stutzeri:
- a CDS encoding exodeoxyribonuclease III has product MRIISVNVNGIQAAAQRGLLSWLQAQNADVICLQDTRASALELDDPAYQLDGYFLYACDAEIPEQGGVALYSRLQPKAVIMGLGFETADRYGRYLQADFDKVSIASLLAPSGQGGDAGLNHKLKFMDDFAHYMDKQRRKRREYIYCGSLYVAHQKLDVKNWRDCQQDPGFLAPERAWLDEIFGNMGYIDALREVNREGDLFSWWPDTEQAEMLNLGWRFDYQILTSGLRRFVRNARLPRQPRFSQHAPLIVDYDWTLSL; this is encoded by the coding sequence ATGCGGATCATCAGTGTCAACGTGAATGGCATTCAAGCGGCGGCACAGCGAGGATTGCTCAGCTGGCTGCAAGCGCAGAATGCCGATGTCATCTGCCTGCAGGATACCCGCGCCTCTGCCTTGGAACTCGACGATCCGGCCTATCAGCTGGACGGTTATTTTCTCTATGCCTGCGATGCCGAGATTCCGGAGCAGGGAGGCGTGGCGCTCTATTCCAGGCTGCAGCCCAAAGCCGTCATCATGGGGCTGGGCTTCGAGACGGCAGATCGCTATGGACGCTATCTGCAGGCCGATTTTGACAAGGTCAGCATTGCCAGCCTCCTCGCGCCGTCTGGCCAAGGCGGTGACGCTGGCCTGAATCACAAGCTCAAGTTCATGGACGACTTCGCTCACTATATGGACAAGCAGCGTCGCAAGCGCCGCGAGTACATCTATTGCGGCTCGCTGTACGTCGCCCATCAGAAGCTTGACGTGAAAAATTGGCGCGACTGTCAGCAGGACCCTGGGTTCCTGGCACCGGAGCGCGCCTGGCTGGACGAGATCTTTGGCAACATGGGCTATATCGACGCACTGCGCGAGGTCAACCGCGAAGGCGATCTGTTCAGCTGGTGGCCGGATACCGAGCAAGCTGAGATGCTCAACCTCGGCTGGCGCTTCGATTATCAGATACTCACGTCCGGCCTGCGCCGCTTCGTGCGCAACGCCCGCCTACCACGGCAGCCGCGCTTCTCCCAGCACGCACCGCTGATCGTCGACTACGACTGGACGCTGAGCCTCTGA
- a CDS encoding DUF4870 domain-containing protein produces MADQDLVPLPSREARQWAMFCHYSAFFWFLAPMIGNVIGPLIVWQLKKDVDPFVDQQGKEALNFQLTFSIVLMICGVLAWILIGFPLMVLASVVALVLVVIAGIRANEGKPYRYPFCWRIVK; encoded by the coding sequence ATGGCCGATCAGGATCTCGTTCCTCTGCCCAGTCGCGAGGCGCGTCAGTGGGCGATGTTCTGCCATTACTCGGCGTTCTTCTGGTTTCTGGCGCCGATGATCGGCAATGTGATCGGCCCGCTGATCGTCTGGCAGTTGAAGAAGGACGTGGATCCCTTCGTCGATCAGCAGGGCAAGGAAGCACTGAATTTTCAGCTCACCTTCAGCATCGTGCTAATGATTTGCGGCGTGCTCGCCTGGATCCTCATCGGTTTTCCGTTGATGGTTCTGGCAAGCGTGGTGGCGCTGGTGCTGGTGGTGATCGCCGGCATTCGCGCCAATGAGGGCAAGCCCTACCGCTATCCGTTCTGCTGGCGAATCGTCAAGTAA
- the rph gene encoding ribonuclease PH translates to MKRPSGRAADQLRSIRITRNYTKHAEGSVLVEFGDTKVICTVSIENGVPRFLKGQGQGWLTAEYGMLPRATGDRNQREATRGKQGGRTLEIQRLIGRSLRAALDMSKLGENTLFIDCDVIQADGGTRTASITGAMVAVIDALKVLKKRGGLKSGDPIKQMIAAVSVGIYQGEPVLDLDYLEDSAAETDLNVVMTDAGGFIEIQGTAEGAPFHPDELNAMLALAHDGVRELFELQRAALAD, encoded by the coding sequence ATGAAGCGACCCAGTGGGCGTGCCGCCGACCAGCTGCGCTCGATCCGTATCACCCGTAACTACACCAAGCACGCTGAAGGTTCTGTGCTGGTGGAGTTCGGCGATACCAAGGTGATCTGCACCGTCAGCATCGAGAACGGCGTTCCGCGCTTCCTGAAAGGGCAGGGGCAGGGTTGGTTGACTGCCGAATATGGCATGTTGCCGCGCGCCACCGGCGACCGGAACCAGCGCGAAGCTACGCGCGGCAAGCAGGGTGGCCGCACCCTGGAAATCCAGCGTCTGATTGGTCGTTCGCTGCGTGCAGCGCTCGATATGAGCAAGCTCGGCGAGAACACATTGTTCATCGACTGCGATGTGATCCAGGCCGACGGTGGCACGCGCACAGCGTCTATCACTGGTGCCATGGTGGCGGTCATCGATGCGCTCAAGGTGCTGAAGAAACGGGGCGGTTTGAAGTCTGGCGATCCGATCAAGCAGATGATCGCTGCGGTTTCGGTGGGTATCTATCAGGGCGAGCCGGTGTTGGATCTGGATTACCTGGAAGACTCCGCGGCAGAAACCGATTTGAACGTGGTGATGACTGACGCGGGTGGCTTCATCGAGATCCAGGGTACCGCTGAAGGTGCACCCTTCCACCCCGACGAGCTCAATGCCATGTTGGCCTTGGCCCATGACGGCGTACGGGAGCTGTTCGAATTGCAGCGCGCGGCGCTGGCAGACTGA
- a CDS encoding YicC/YloC family endoribonuclease codes for MVHSMTAFARSEQAGTHGTLSWEIRSVNHRYLEPHLRLPEAFRDLEGLVRDALRKGISRGKVECTLRFTEENNRTALQVDRERASQLIAAAESVAALIRQPAPIDPLHVLGWPGVLVGDAADPQALNHIALQLFHSALDQLKEGRRREGEELAKLLNERLDSILEEVATLREQVPHMLAAQRQKVLDRFAEMRAEFDPQRLEQEMVLLAQKSDVAEELDRLSTHVTEVRRVLKTGGAAGRRLDFLMQELNREANTLGSKAFDTRSTQAAVNLKVLIEQMREQVQNLE; via the coding sequence ATGGTCCACAGCATGACGGCCTTTGCCCGCAGCGAGCAGGCCGGCACCCATGGCACCCTCAGCTGGGAAATCCGCTCGGTCAATCATCGTTATCTTGAGCCTCACCTACGCTTGCCTGAGGCGTTCCGCGATCTCGAGGGGCTGGTCCGCGACGCTCTGCGCAAGGGAATTTCCCGCGGCAAGGTGGAGTGCACCCTGCGTTTCACCGAGGAAAACAACCGCACGGCCCTACAGGTCGATCGCGAACGCGCGAGCCAACTGATCGCGGCAGCCGAAAGTGTTGCAGCACTGATCAGACAGCCCGCCCCTATCGATCCCCTGCACGTGCTCGGCTGGCCAGGTGTGCTGGTGGGTGATGCGGCCGACCCACAAGCGCTCAACCACATTGCCCTGCAGCTCTTCCACAGCGCGCTCGATCAGCTCAAGGAAGGCCGCCGGCGCGAAGGCGAGGAGCTGGCCAAGCTGCTAAACGAGCGCCTGGACAGCATTCTCGAAGAAGTTGCCACATTGCGTGAACAGGTGCCGCATATGCTGGCAGCTCAGCGTCAGAAGGTTCTCGACCGCTTTGCCGAAATGCGCGCCGAGTTCGACCCGCAGCGCCTCGAACAGGAAATGGTGTTACTGGCACAGAAGAGTGATGTCGCCGAAGAGCTCGACCGCCTGAGTACCCATGTGACCGAGGTGCGGCGCGTACTCAAAACCGGTGGAGCAGCCGGACGCCGCCTCGACTTCCTCATGCAGGAACTCAACCGTGAAGCCAACACCCTCGGCTCGAAAGCATTCGACACGCGCAGCACTCAGGCAGCGGTGAACCTGAAGGTGTTGATCGAGCAGATGCGCGAGCAGGTGCAGAACCTCGAATAA
- the gmk gene encoding guanylate kinase, translating into MSATTGTLYIVSAPSGAGKTSLVKALVDAQPQVRVSVSHTTRAMRPGEVDGVNYHFVSREDFLARLERDEFLEHAEVFGNLYGTSQRWLEDTLAEGFDLILEIDWQGAQQVRRLMPQAKSIFILPPTQEALRQRLNNRGQDSDEIIDKRMREAVSEMSHYVEYDYLVINDDFAHALIDLQSIFRANQLIQLTQQQRHARLLSELLA; encoded by the coding sequence ATGTCCGCCACCACCGGTACGCTCTATATCGTTTCCGCGCCTTCCGGGGCCGGCAAGACCAGCCTGGTCAAGGCGCTGGTCGATGCACAACCGCAGGTGCGGGTGTCGGTATCCCACACGACCCGCGCCATGCGGCCAGGTGAGGTGGACGGGGTGAACTATCACTTCGTCAGTCGCGAGGACTTTCTCGCGCGACTGGAGCGTGACGAGTTTCTCGAGCATGCCGAGGTGTTCGGCAATCTGTACGGCACGTCGCAGCGCTGGCTCGAAGATACCCTGGCCGAAGGCTTCGACCTGATTCTGGAAATCGATTGGCAGGGTGCACAACAGGTGCGTCGGCTGATGCCGCAGGCCAAGTCCATCTTCATCCTGCCGCCAACCCAGGAAGCACTGCGCCAACGCCTCAACAACCGCGGCCAGGACAGTGACGAGATCATCGACAAGCGCATGCGCGAAGCGGTCAGCGAAATGAGCCACTACGTCGAATACGACTACCTGGTGATAAACGACGACTTCGCCCACGCACTGATCGACCTGCAATCGATCTTCCGCGCCAACCAGCTGATACAGCTGACGCAGCAGCAGCGGCATGCCCGCCTGCTCAGTGAACTGCTGGCGTAA
- the rpoZ gene encoding DNA-directed RNA polymerase subunit omega: MARVTVEDCLDNVDNRFELVMLATKRSRQLATGGKEPKVAWENDKPTVVALREIASGLVDYDVIAQDEIVDDEPLFTQYEEEPNEAI, translated from the coding sequence ATGGCCCGCGTTACCGTTGAAGATTGCCTAGACAACGTCGATAACCGCTTCGAGCTGGTCATGCTCGCTACCAAGCGCTCGCGGCAGCTGGCTACCGGCGGCAAGGAGCCCAAGGTGGCGTGGGAAAATGACAAGCCAACCGTCGTGGCCCTGCGTGAAATCGCTTCCGGCCTGGTCGACTACGATGTCATTGCACAGGACGAAATCGTTGACGACGAACCGCTCTTCACCCAGTACGAGGAAGAGCCGAACGAGGCCATCTGA
- the spoT gene encoding bifunctional GTP diphosphokinase/guanosine-3',5'-bis pyrophosphate 3'-pyrophosphohydrolase, translating to MPAIDALADRLSTYLGPDQVNLVRRAYFYAEQAHDGQRRRSGEAYVTHPLAVANILADMHMDHQSLMAAMLHDVIEDTGIPKDALVAQFGETVAELVDGVSKLTQMNFETKAEAQAENFQKMAMAMARDIRVILVKLADRLHNMRTLEVLAGEKRRRIAKETLEIYAPIANRLGMHTMRVEFEDLGFKAMHPMRSERIRAAVRRARGNRNEIVEKIEQSLIHCLEREGLEGDVLGREKHLYSIYKKMRGKRKAFHEIMDVYAFRIVVDKADTCYRVLGAVHSLYKPLPGRFKDYIAIPKANGYQSLHTTLFGMHGVPIEIQIRTREMEEMANNGIAAHWLYKSPEDEVPKGTHVRARQWVKGVLELQQRAGNSLEFIESVKIDLFPDEVYVFTPKGRIMEMPKGSTAVDFAYAVHTDVGNTCIACRVNRRLAPLSQPLESGSTVEIVTAPGARPNPAWLNFVVTGKARTHIRHALKLQRRSESINLGERLLSKALSGFETSLEKISAERIQQVLAEYHMEYVEDLLEDIGLGNRMAYVIARRLISRDNEEAPALEGPLAIRGTEGLVLNYAKCCTPIPGDPIVGHLSAGKGMVVHLDTCRNIADVRHNPDKCIQLSWSKDVTGEFNVELRVELEHQRGLIALLAGSVNAADGNIEKIGMDERDGRISVVQLVVSVHDRVHLARVIKKLRAIKGVTRITRVKA from the coding sequence TTGCCAGCGATAGACGCGCTCGCGGATCGCCTATCGACCTACCTCGGCCCAGACCAGGTCAACCTGGTCCGCCGTGCCTATTTCTACGCCGAGCAGGCCCACGACGGGCAGCGACGGCGCAGCGGTGAAGCCTACGTCACCCACCCCCTCGCGGTAGCCAATATCCTTGCCGACATGCACATGGACCATCAGAGCCTGATGGCCGCGATGCTGCATGACGTCATCGAAGACACCGGCATTCCCAAGGACGCACTGGTCGCGCAGTTCGGCGAAACCGTTGCCGAACTGGTCGATGGGGTCAGCAAGCTGACCCAGATGAACTTCGAGACCAAGGCCGAAGCACAGGCCGAGAACTTCCAGAAGATGGCCATGGCCATGGCTCGCGATATTCGCGTGATCCTGGTCAAGCTCGCCGACCGCCTGCACAACATGCGCACGCTGGAAGTGCTGGCCGGCGAAAAGCGCCGCCGCATCGCCAAGGAAACCCTCGAGATCTACGCGCCCATCGCCAACCGGCTGGGTATGCACACCATGCGCGTGGAGTTCGAGGATCTCGGCTTCAAGGCCATGCACCCGATGCGCTCCGAGCGCATCCGCGCCGCCGTGCGGCGCGCCCGTGGTAATCGCAACGAGATCGTCGAGAAGATCGAACAGTCGCTGATCCACTGCCTCGAGCGCGAAGGCCTGGAAGGCGACGTACTGGGCCGCGAGAAGCACCTGTACAGCATCTACAAGAAGATGCGCGGCAAGCGAAAAGCGTTCCACGAGATCATGGACGTCTACGCTTTCCGCATCGTGGTGGACAAGGCAGACACCTGCTATCGCGTACTCGGCGCCGTACACAGCCTGTACAAACCGCTACCTGGACGCTTCAAGGATTACATCGCGATCCCCAAGGCCAATGGCTACCAGTCCCTGCACACCACGCTGTTCGGCATGCATGGCGTGCCCATCGAGATCCAGATTCGCACCCGCGAGATGGAAGAGATGGCCAACAACGGCATCGCTGCGCACTGGCTGTACAAGTCTCCCGAGGACGAAGTGCCCAAGGGAACCCATGTCCGCGCCCGACAATGGGTCAAGGGTGTGCTGGAGCTGCAGCAGCGTGCCGGCAACTCGCTGGAATTCATCGAAAGCGTGAAGATCGACCTGTTCCCCGACGAGGTCTACGTCTTCACCCCCAAGGGCCGCATCATGGAGATGCCCAAGGGTTCTACCGCCGTCGACTTCGCCTATGCGGTGCATACCGATGTCGGCAACACCTGCATAGCCTGCCGCGTCAACCGTCGCCTGGCGCCGCTGTCGCAACCGCTGGAAAGTGGCTCGACGGTGGAGATCGTCACCGCACCGGGCGCGCGGCCAAACCCGGCATGGCTTAATTTCGTCGTCACCGGCAAAGCCCGTACGCATATCCGCCATGCGCTCAAGCTGCAGCGCCGCTCGGAGTCGATCAACCTCGGCGAGCGCCTGTTGAGCAAGGCACTCAGTGGTTTCGAAACCAGTTTGGAGAAGATCAGCGCGGAGCGTATTCAACAGGTGCTCGCCGAGTACCACATGGAATACGTCGAGGATCTGCTGGAAGACATCGGGCTGGGCAATCGCATGGCCTACGTGATCGCGCGCCGCCTGATATCGCGCGATAACGAAGAGGCGCCGGCGCTCGAAGGGCCGCTGGCAATCCGCGGCACGGAAGGGCTGGTGCTCAACTACGCCAAGTGCTGCACACCGATTCCTGGCGACCCAATCGTCGGGCATTTGTCCGCCGGTAAAGGCATGGTGGTGCACCTCGACACCTGCCGGAACATCGCCGACGTTCGCCACAACCCCGACAAGTGCATCCAGCTGTCCTGGTCCAAGGATGTCACTGGCGAGTTCAACGTCGAGCTGCGCGTCGAGCTGGAACACCAGCGCGGCCTGATCGCGCTGCTGGCCGGCAGTGTCAACGCCGCCGACGGCAATATCGAGAAGATCGGCATGGACGAGCGCGACGGGCGCATAAGTGTCGTCCAGCTGGTGGTCAGCGTGCATGATCGCGTGCACCTGGCCCGGGTTATCAAGAAGCTGCGCGCGATCAAGGGCGTCACACGCATCACCCGCGTCAAGGCTTGA
- a CDS encoding RidA family protein, with protein MSKTVINTDKAPAAIGTYSQAIKAGNTVYLSGQIPLDPKSMELVEGFEAQAVQVFENLKAVAEAAGGSLKDIAKLNIFLTDLGNFATVNEVMSRYCQQPYPARAAIGVSALPKGAQVEMDAILVID; from the coding sequence ATGAGCAAGACCGTGATCAACACCGACAAGGCCCCAGCCGCCATTGGCACCTACTCCCAAGCCATCAAGGCCGGCAACACCGTCTATCTGTCCGGGCAGATCCCGCTGGACCCCAAGAGCATGGAGCTGGTGGAAGGTTTCGAAGCGCAGGCGGTTCAGGTGTTCGAGAATCTCAAGGCTGTGGCGGAGGCGGCCGGTGGCTCGCTGAAAGACATCGCCAAGCTCAATATCTTCCTCACCGACCTCGGCAACTTCGCTACCGTCAACGAAGTGATGAGTCGCTACTGCCAGCAGCCGTATCCGGCACGCGCCGCCATCGGCGTTTCCGCGCTGCCCAAGGGCGCGCAGGTAGAAATGGACGCCATCCTGGTCATCGACTGA
- a CDS encoding OmpA family protein: protein MKRQGLIKIMASLAMAALGGCAQHSYVMLADDSGGRGGVVLGDDEERLLDVSGKALAIAGAGQAYNVSEPQRKRDFDKALAAQPALPERFTVRLAASGELDSAAEQVLDSVLLAARRRDYPVVTVIGHTDTLGHRAANEQVGLRRAQSVAELLRSKGLEAMELRVESHGERNLLVATPDATSEPRNRRVEVLVR from the coding sequence GTGAAGCGGCAAGGGCTGATAAAAATCATGGCGTCGCTGGCAATGGCGGCGCTGGGGGGCTGCGCGCAGCATTCCTACGTGATGCTGGCGGACGACTCGGGTGGGCGCGGCGGGGTAGTGCTCGGTGATGATGAGGAGCGACTGCTCGATGTGTCTGGCAAGGCTTTGGCCATCGCAGGTGCCGGTCAGGCATACAACGTCTCAGAACCTCAGCGCAAAAGAGATTTTGACAAAGCGTTGGCGGCGCAACCGGCGTTGCCTGAGCGCTTTACGGTTCGCCTGGCAGCATCCGGTGAGCTGGACAGCGCAGCAGAGCAGGTGCTCGACAGTGTTCTGCTCGCTGCACGCCGTCGGGATTATCCGGTGGTCACGGTGATCGGGCATACCGACACCCTGGGGCATCGTGCGGCCAACGAGCAGGTGGGCCTGCGTCGTGCGCAAAGCGTTGCCGAGCTGTTGCGAAGCAAAGGGCTTGAGGCGATGGAGCTGCGAGTGGAGTCCCACGGCGAACGCAATCTGCTGGTGGCGACTCCCGATGCGACCTCTGAGCCGCGCAATCGGCGGGTCGAGGTGCTGGTGCGCTAA
- a CDS encoding FecR domain-containing protein, which translates to MAGALWTASVSAENLPEPIGHVARVEGAAYISSRGHTNAAKVGQAIVPGVALSTGAEGALGVILGDGSVLSFGPHSELTLDDYRFAPARDELRLRATLNRGTLNLISGDMARLDPQAIAVETPQGRVRVRGGQVLMKVNP; encoded by the coding sequence ATGGCTGGCGCACTCTGGACAGCGTCCGTCTCTGCGGAAAATCTACCCGAGCCCATTGGGCATGTGGCGCGGGTGGAGGGCGCTGCATATATCAGTAGCCGCGGCCATACCAATGCCGCCAAGGTCGGTCAGGCAATCGTGCCGGGCGTGGCATTGAGTACCGGCGCCGAAGGCGCACTTGGCGTAATCCTCGGCGACGGCAGCGTGCTGTCGTTCGGGCCTCATAGCGAGCTGACGCTGGATGACTACCGCTTCGCGCCGGCAAGGGATGAGCTGCGTCTGCGCGCCACGCTCAACCGTGGCACGCTGAACCTGATTTCCGGTGACATGGCGAGGCTCGATCCGCAAGCGATAGCCGTCGAGACCCCACAGGGGCGGGTCAGGGTGCGCGGTGGTCAGGTATTGATGAAGGTGAACCCGTGA
- a CDS encoding substrate-binding periplasmic protein: MPTYNRYFRSVFLGALIGLLPFASASAAEETINLLTQNFPPFSMAADGKNFAKEAAISGIDAEVVAALFKRAGVPYTLTLRFPWSRLQQLAEKSPGFAVFSLSRTPEREPKYKWVGPLSEIQIVLLKRPDSPIQLSTLDDARQYRIGSKDGSVGSQYLISRGIEVQSSLIDTPAKLKAGQFDLWATTNPSGEYEAKQAGVGPLTVALTLNRVDLYLALNKETPDAVVEKLQRTLDQMKQEGLLQQAARRYVN; this comes from the coding sequence ATGCCGACCTACAATAGGTACTTCCGCTCCGTTTTTCTGGGTGCGCTGATTGGCCTCCTGCCCTTCGCTTCGGCCAGCGCTGCCGAAGAAACGATCAACCTGCTCACACAGAACTTCCCGCCGTTCAGCATGGCCGCCGACGGCAAGAATTTCGCGAAGGAGGCTGCGATTAGTGGCATCGACGCCGAAGTGGTAGCTGCCCTGTTCAAGCGAGCGGGCGTGCCCTACACGCTGACGCTTCGTTTCCCCTGGAGTCGCTTGCAGCAGCTGGCCGAGAAGAGCCCAGGTTTTGCGGTGTTCTCTCTCAGCCGCACGCCCGAGCGTGAGCCCAAGTACAAGTGGGTCGGACCGCTGAGCGAGATCCAGATCGTGTTGCTCAAGAGGCCTGATAGTCCGATCCAGCTTTCTACGCTGGACGACGCCAGGCAGTACCGGATCGGTTCGAAGGATGGCAGCGTTGGTAGCCAGTACCTGATAAGCCGTGGTATCGAGGTGCAGAGCTCATTGATCGATACGCCAGCCAAGCTAAAGGCCGGCCAGTTTGATCTCTGGGCGACCACTAACCCTTCCGGCGAATACGAAGCGAAGCAGGCTGGCGTCGGTCCGCTGACCGTTGCCCTGACCCTGAATCGTGTCGATCTGTATCTGGCGTTGAACAAGGAAACGCCCGACGCGGTTGTCGAGAAACTGCAGCGTACCCTCGACCAGATGAAGCAAGAAGGGTTGCTGCAACAGGCCGCCCGACGCTACGTGAACTGA
- a CDS encoding AAA family ATPase yields the protein MKTPRLLQGRRGPVLSVFLLLLIAASVAYWQLRPTAPSTPPTGVAASMLDSLQESVDPWQANRGDLSRLMGDLRSGAIASAALGADAVYVTTVAEQHYWVPDQSGRVATLLLDQYAGSSGELFPLAMFQTDAEKPFYKFLLPYSPFALLLIGAAVFFTMKTRSFEVQRKGSGITFADVIGAAEAKQALSDVTAYLRDPAAYARLGARPPKGVLLTGEPGTGKTQLAKALASESNASFIQVTGSDFSSMYFGVGIQKVKALFRTARKQAPCIIFIDEIDGIGKRAEQTRSSDAESNRIINQFLAEMDGFDGAAGVLVLGATNFPNSLDPALVREGRFDRSIAVGLPGLDDREALFRLYAAKVSAASDLDLAQLARNTVGLTPAAIAYIANHAALLAARAGAKQVDMAHFVDAVETCRIGEQPSGVTPLSATDRKRIAVHEAGHALVAAALNVGRVEKVTILPRGQALGVTLVTPVEDKRLHMYSELRNRIQMLLAGRGAEQLYFHEVSSGAGQDLQEASKIALSMVGALGMGPRGSLLSLQAVRDAHLESDPREALEAADELLQQLNQDCLALLQRLRPALDHITQRLLDCETVPGEEVLAAIAQIPADRAHGVSPLHGPVTGMERVAASAFDDTTGGLFDLVAGEPKDAAEPEGPGMA from the coding sequence ATGAAAACACCTCGTCTGCTACAAGGTCGCCGCGGCCCTGTGCTCTCCGTTTTCCTGCTCCTGCTGATTGCCGCCAGTGTGGCCTATTGGCAGTTACGCCCCACTGCTCCTTCGACACCACCAACCGGCGTCGCGGCGAGCATGCTCGATTCCCTACAGGAATCCGTCGACCCTTGGCAGGCCAACCGCGGGGACCTGTCCCGACTGATGGGCGACCTGCGCAGCGGCGCCATTGCCAGCGCGGCACTTGGAGCTGACGCGGTATATGTCACCACTGTTGCCGAGCAACATTACTGGGTGCCGGACCAGTCCGGCCGGGTCGCCACGCTGCTGCTCGATCAATACGCCGGCAGCAGCGGCGAGCTGTTCCCACTGGCGATGTTCCAGACCGACGCGGAAAAGCCCTTCTACAAGTTCCTCCTACCCTATTCGCCGTTCGCGCTGCTGCTGATCGGCGCCGCCGTCTTCTTCACCATGAAGACGCGCAGTTTCGAGGTACAACGCAAGGGCAGCGGCATCACCTTCGCCGATGTCATCGGCGCCGCGGAGGCCAAGCAGGCGCTGAGCGATGTGACCGCCTACCTGCGCGACCCTGCCGCCTACGCGCGCCTCGGAGCCCGCCCGCCCAAGGGGGTATTGCTGACCGGCGAGCCCGGCACCGGCAAGACCCAGTTGGCCAAGGCACTGGCCAGCGAATCTAATGCCAGCTTCATCCAGGTGACCGGCAGCGACTTTTCCTCGATGTACTTCGGCGTCGGCATCCAGAAAGTCAAAGCGCTGTTCCGTACCGCGCGCAAGCAGGCGCCGTGCATCATCTTCATCGACGAGATCGACGGCATCGGCAAACGCGCCGAGCAGACCCGCTCCAGCGATGCCGAGAGCAATCGCATCATCAACCAGTTCCTTGCCGAGATGGATGGCTTCGATGGCGCCGCCGGGGTGCTGGTACTGGGCGCCACCAACTTCCCGAATTCCCTCGACCCGGCCCTGGTGCGCGAAGGCCGCTTTGATCGTTCCATCGCCGTTGGCCTGCCGGGCCTGGATGATCGCGAAGCGCTGTTCCGTCTGTACGCCGCAAAGGTCAGCGCCGCCAGCGATCTGGATCTAGCGCAACTGGCGCGCAACACAGTCGGTCTGACTCCGGCGGCCATCGCCTATATCGCCAACCATGCTGCGCTGCTGGCCGCCCGTGCCGGAGCCAAGCAGGTCGACATGGCTCATTTCGTCGATGCCGTGGAAACCTGCCGTATTGGCGAGCAGCCTTCCGGCGTAACGCCGCTGTCGGCGACCGACCGCAAGCGCATCGCGGTGCATGAGGCCGGCCACGCACTGGTCGCAGCAGCCTTGAACGTCGGCCGGGTGGAAAAGGTCACCATACTGCCGCGCGGGCAGGCGCTGGGTGTGACCCTGGTGACACCGGTAGAAGACAAGCGCCTGCACATGTATTCCGAGCTGCGCAACCGCATTCAGATGTTGCTTGCCGGGCGCGGTGCCGAGCAGCTGTATTTTCACGAGGTGTCTTCGGGTGCCGGGCAGGATTTACAGGAAGCCTCGAAGATCGCCCTTTCCATGGTCGGCGCGCTGGGCATGGGCCCACGCGGCTCGCTCCTGAGCTTGCAGGCCGTGCGTGATGCGCATCTGGAAAGCGACCCACGCGAAGCGCTGGAGGCGGCCGACGAGCTGTTGCAGCAACTCAATCAGGATTGTCTGGCGCTATTGCAGAGGCTCAGGCCAGCCCTCGATCACATCACCCAGCGCCTGCTCGACTGCGAGACGGTGCCCGGGGAAGAAGTACTGGCAGCCATCGCGCAGATTCCAGCCGACCGCGCCCACGGTGTCTCGCCTCTGCATGGCCCCGTAACCGGAATGGAGCGCGTCGCCGCGTCGGCCTTCGACGACACGACCGGCGGGTTATTCGATCTGGTTGCCGGGGAGCCAAAGGACGCTGCCGAACCGGAAGGCCCTGGCATGGCCTGA
- a CDS encoding TPM domain-containing protein, which yields MTLLSESELQQVAEAIERIERNTDAEVVTVLAAQADDYHYIPLLWASLIALLLPGALLFVSGWLGAWQLLLVQWATFIVLAVLFRMPALTSRMIPRSVRCWRACNLARRQFIELNLHHTDADTGVLIFVSEAERYVEILVDRGISSRIDNGAWESIVACFTDRVKQGQVLEGFLGCIEASGALLAQHVPKTHERNELPNRLVLLP from the coding sequence ATGACCTTACTGAGCGAAAGCGAACTGCAACAAGTGGCCGAGGCGATCGAACGAATCGAGCGCAACACCGATGCCGAAGTGGTGACGGTGCTGGCCGCCCAGGCCGACGACTACCACTACATCCCGCTGCTATGGGCCAGCCTGATCGCGTTGCTATTGCCCGGGGCCCTGCTGTTCGTCAGCGGCTGGCTTGGCGCATGGCAATTGCTGCTGGTGCAGTGGGCGACGTTTATCGTGCTGGCCGTGCTGTTCCGCATGCCGGCGTTGACCAGCCGCATGATTCCACGCTCGGTACGCTGCTGGCGCGCATGCAACCTGGCGCGGCGGCAGTTCATAGAGCTCAATCTTCATCACACCGATGCTGACACCGGGGTGCTGATCTTCGTATCAGAGGCTGAGCGTTATGTGGAAATTCTGGTGGACCGCGGCATTTCCAGCCGCATCGACAACGGCGCCTGGGAGTCGATCGTCGCCTGCTTCACAGATCGTGTGAAGCAGGGGCAGGTGCTGGAAGGCTTTCTCGGCTGCATCGAGGCCAGCGGCGCACTGCTGGCGCAGCATGTACCCAAGACCCACGAGCGTAACGAGCTTCCCAATCGACTGGTGCTGCTGCCCTGA